A single genomic interval of Saccharospirillum mangrovi harbors:
- a CDS encoding SPOR domain-containing protein, with protein MARDYANKRQPEPDRSRVPRWVWIFTACASVAFVGFLYYLSQVPPDGSSSGTQALKERLQQALPEASINNDDSKNSSARTPTLEEAFEFYQLLKDDEVPVPAATPRPSTNSGGSTSPAAPASGNRWEIQVASFSDVTDAERLRAQLIINGLTNTHLTEADLGDRGIYHRVMVGPFSDRSQLNKAQDILADLNHQVMVRSLN; from the coding sequence GTGGCCAGAGATTACGCCAACAAGCGCCAACCCGAACCCGATCGTTCACGCGTTCCGCGCTGGGTATGGATTTTCACCGCCTGTGCTTCGGTCGCTTTTGTTGGCTTCCTCTATTACCTCAGCCAAGTGCCCCCCGATGGCAGCAGCAGCGGCACTCAGGCGCTGAAAGAACGTTTGCAACAGGCGTTGCCGGAAGCCTCGATCAACAACGACGACAGCAAAAACAGCAGCGCGCGCACGCCAACATTGGAAGAAGCGTTCGAGTTTTACCAATTGCTGAAAGACGACGAAGTGCCGGTGCCCGCCGCGACGCCTCGGCCGTCTACTAACAGCGGCGGCAGCACCTCGCCAGCGGCACCTGCGTCCGGCAACCGTTGGGAAATTCAGGTCGCTTCGTTCAGCGACGTAACCGACGCCGAACGGCTGCGCGCCCAGTTGATCATCAACGGCCTGACCAACACCCATCTGACCGAGGCCGACCTGGGCGACCGTGGCATTTACCATCGCGTGATGGTCGGTCCGTTCAGTGACCGCTCGCAGTTAAACAAAGCGCAAGACATCCTCGCCGACCTGAACCATCAGGTCATGGTGCGCAGCCTCAACTGA
- the hslV gene encoding ATP-dependent protease subunit HslV — protein MTTIVSVRRDDAVVVGGDGQVSLGNTVMKGNARKVRRLYNDRVIAGFAGSTADAFTLFEKFESHLQQHSGHLTRSAVELAKEWRSDRALRRLEAMLIVADKETTLVISGNGDVVEPEHGITAIGSGGNFALAAARALHENTEMGAEDIARKALDIAADICVFTNHNAIYESL, from the coding sequence ATGACTACGATAGTTTCTGTGCGCCGCGACGATGCTGTGGTTGTCGGTGGCGACGGCCAGGTTTCCCTCGGCAACACCGTGATGAAAGGCAACGCCCGCAAAGTCCGCCGGCTGTACAACGACCGCGTCATTGCCGGTTTCGCCGGTAGCACCGCCGATGCCTTCACCCTGTTTGAAAAATTCGAAAGCCACTTGCAACAGCACAGCGGCCACCTGACGCGCTCGGCCGTCGAACTCGCCAAAGAATGGCGCAGCGACCGCGCCCTGCGACGGCTCGAAGCGATGCTGATCGTCGCCGATAAAGAAACGACGTTGGTGATCTCCGGTAATGGCGATGTGGTTGAACCCGAACACGGCATTACCGCCATCGGTTCCGGCGGCAACTTTGCATTGGCCGCCGCCCGCGCTTTGCACGAAAACACCGAGATGGGCGCCGAAGACATCGCCCGCAAGGCGCTCGATATTGCCGCCGATATTTGCGTGTTCACCAACCACAACGCCATTTACGAATCGCTCTGA
- the hslU gene encoding ATP-dependent protease ATPase subunit HslU: protein MSTMTPREIVHELDKYIIGQDNAKRAVAIALRNRWRRMQLDDTMREEITPKNILMIGPTGVGKTEIARRLAKLANAPFIKIEATKFTEVGYVGRDVESIVRDLVETGIKMFREQAMQSARPRAEDAAEDRILDILLPPARDSNFGDDGVEKPKADSNTRQIFRKKLRQGELDDKEIEIEVAQASVGVEIMAPPGMEEMTSQLQSMFANLGGQHRNKKKRTLKVKDALKQLVEEEAAKLVNEEELKQEAVKAVEQNGIVFLDEIDKIAKNDQRGGGDVSREGVQRDLLPLIEGSTVSTKYGMIRTDHILFIGSGAFHFSKPSDLIPELQGRLPIRVELDALTPNDFKRILTEPDYCITEQYKALMSAEGLNVDFTDDAIEALAQTAYQVNESTENIGARRLHTIMERLFEDLSFRASELSGEKVTIDAAYVEKFLGELSKNEDLSRFIL, encoded by the coding sequence ATGTCGACCATGACTCCCCGTGAAATTGTCCACGAACTGGACAAGTACATCATCGGCCAGGACAACGCCAAACGCGCTGTCGCCATCGCCCTGCGCAACCGCTGGCGTCGCATGCAACTCGACGACACCATGCGCGAGGAAATCACGCCGAAAAACATTTTGATGATCGGCCCGACCGGCGTCGGTAAAACCGAAATCGCCCGACGTCTGGCGAAACTCGCCAACGCGCCCTTCATTAAAATTGAAGCCACAAAATTCACCGAAGTCGGTTACGTTGGCCGCGACGTCGAAAGCATCGTTCGCGACTTAGTGGAAACCGGCATAAAAATGTTCCGCGAACAGGCCATGCAAAGCGCCCGTCCGCGCGCCGAAGACGCCGCCGAAGATCGCATTCTCGACATCCTGCTGCCGCCCGCGCGCGACAGCAATTTCGGCGACGACGGCGTAGAAAAACCCAAAGCCGACAGCAACACCCGGCAGATTTTCCGCAAGAAACTGCGCCAGGGTGAACTGGACGACAAAGAGATCGAAATCGAAGTCGCGCAAGCCAGCGTCGGTGTCGAAATCATGGCACCGCCGGGCATGGAAGAAATGACCAGCCAGTTGCAAAGCATGTTCGCCAACCTCGGCGGCCAGCATCGCAACAAGAAAAAGCGCACGCTGAAAGTGAAAGACGCGCTGAAGCAGTTGGTCGAAGAAGAAGCCGCCAAGCTGGTCAATGAAGAAGAGTTAAAGCAGGAAGCGGTAAAAGCGGTCGAGCAAAACGGCATCGTTTTCCTCGATGAAATCGACAAGATCGCCAAGAACGATCAACGCGGTGGCGGCGATGTCAGCCGCGAAGGCGTGCAGCGCGATTTGCTGCCGCTGATCGAAGGCAGCACCGTCAGCACCAAATACGGCATGATCCGCACCGACCACATTTTGTTCATCGGCAGCGGCGCGTTTCACTTCTCCAAACCGAGCGATCTGATTCCGGAATTGCAGGGTCGTTTGCCGATTCGTGTTGAACTCGATGCGCTGACGCCGAACGATTTCAAACGCATTCTGACCGAGCCGGATTACTGCATCACCGAGCAATACAAAGCCTTGATGAGCGCCGAAGGTTTGAACGTGGATTTCACCGACGACGCCATCGAAGCGCTGGCGCAAACCGCCTATCAGGTCAACGAAAGCACCGAGAACATTGGCGCACGCCGACTGCACACCATCATGGAACGCTTGTTCGAAGACCTGTCGTTCCGCGCCAGTGAACTCTCTGGCGAGAAAGTCACCATCGATGCGGCTTACGTCGAAAAATTCCTCGGCGAACTGTCGAAAAACGAAGACCTGAGCCGGTTCATTCTCTGA
- a CDS encoding gamma-butyrobetaine hydroxylase-like domain-containing protein, with product MSQAPTALNYRRVDTELDITWPDGTVHRLSAEYLRVHSRSAEVRGHGAGQAILQHGKRGVGINAIEPVGRYAVRLVFDDGHDSGLYDWGYLRELGDRFDDHWQAYLDALAAAGKSREPMFIQAKQL from the coding sequence ATGAGCCAAGCCCCGACCGCACTCAACTATCGCCGCGTCGACACCGAGCTGGACATCACCTGGCCGGACGGCACGGTGCATCGGTTGAGCGCCGAGTATTTGCGCGTGCATTCGCGCTCAGCCGAAGTGCGCGGCCACGGTGCCGGTCAGGCGATTCTGCAACACGGCAAACGCGGCGTCGGCATCAACGCCATCGAGCCGGTCGGCCGCTACGCGGTGCGACTGGTGTTCGACGACGGCCACGATTCGGGTCTGTACGACTGGGGCTATCTGCGCGAACTGGGCGATCGGTTCGACGATCATTGGCAGGCTTATTTGGATGCATTGGCCGCTGCCGGAAAATCGCGCGAGCCGATGTTTATTCAGGCGAAGCAGCTTTAG
- the ubiD gene encoding 4-hydroxy-3-polyprenylbenzoate decarboxylase: protein MKYRDLRDFLTGLEQRGELLRITEPVNPKLEMTDLCDRVLRKAGPALLFENPTGFDMPVLGNLFGTPERVAMGMGAESLQDLREIGKVLSYLKEPDPPKGLKDAWDKAPLLKKVLSMAPKTVRKAACQEEIFEGPDVDLGKLPVWTCWPEDAAPLVTWPLVITQGPQGGRVNLGIYRQQVIGKNKLIMRWLSHRGGALDFQAWQKEKPGEPFPIAVALGADPATILGAVTPVPDSLSEYAFAGLLRDSRTELVKCGIHDLKVPASAEIILEGFLYPGEMADEGPYGDHTGYYNEVECFPVFTVERMTHRHNPIYHSTYTGRPPDEPAVLGVALNEVFVPILQKQFPEIVDFYLPPEGCSYRLAVVSMKKQYAGHAKRVMMGVWSFLRQFMYTKYVIVVDDDVDARDWKDVIWAMTTRMDPKRDTVLIENTPIDYLDFASPVAGLGSKMGMDATNKWPGETDREWGRPISKDAEVSKKVDELMNKLGL from the coding sequence ATGAAATACCGCGATCTGCGCGACTTCCTGACCGGCCTGGAACAACGCGGCGAATTGCTGCGCATCACCGAGCCGGTGAATCCAAAACTGGAAATGACCGATCTGTGCGACCGGGTGTTGCGCAAGGCCGGCCCGGCGTTGTTATTCGAAAACCCGACCGGATTCGATATGCCGGTGTTGGGCAATTTGTTCGGCACACCGGAACGTGTCGCCATGGGTATGGGCGCGGAATCGCTACAGGATTTACGCGAGATCGGCAAAGTGCTGTCTTACCTGAAAGAACCCGATCCGCCCAAGGGTTTAAAAGACGCCTGGGACAAAGCGCCGCTGCTGAAAAAAGTGCTGTCGATGGCGCCGAAAACGGTGCGCAAGGCCGCCTGCCAGGAAGAAATCTTCGAAGGCCCGGATGTCGATCTGGGCAAGTTGCCGGTCTGGACCTGCTGGCCGGAAGACGCCGCACCCTTGGTCACCTGGCCGTTGGTCATCACCCAAGGCCCGCAAGGTGGCCGCGTTAATCTGGGTATTTATCGGCAGCAGGTGATCGGCAAGAACAAGCTGATTATGCGCTGGTTGTCGCATCGTGGCGGCGCGTTGGATTTTCAGGCCTGGCAAAAAGAAAAACCCGGCGAGCCGTTTCCGATTGCCGTTGCCCTCGGTGCCGACCCGGCGACGATTTTGGGCGCGGTCACCCCGGTGCCGGATTCGTTGTCCGAATACGCCTTTGCGGGTTTGTTGCGCGACAGCCGTACTGAGTTGGTCAAATGCGGCATTCACGATTTAAAAGTGCCGGCCAGCGCGGAAATCATTCTCGAAGGCTTTTTGTACCCGGGCGAGATGGCCGACGAAGGTCCGTACGGCGACCACACCGGCTATTACAACGAAGTCGAGTGCTTCCCGGTGTTCACCGTCGAGCGCATGACGCATCGCCACAACCCCATCTACCACTCCACCTACACCGGCCGCCCGCCCGATGAACCGGCGGTTCTGGGTGTGGCATTGAACGAAGTCTTCGTGCCGATTCTGCAAAAGCAGTTTCCGGAAATTGTCGACTTCTACCTGCCACCAGAAGGCTGCTCTTACCGACTGGCCGTGGTCAGCATGAAGAAGCAGTACGCCGGCCACGCCAAGCGCGTGATGATGGGCGTCTGGTCGTTCCTGCGGCAGTTTATGTACACCAAGTACGTGATCGTGGTCGATGACGACGTTGATGCGCGCGACTGGAAAGACGTTATCTGGGCGATGACCACGCGCATGGACCCCAAGCGCGATACCGTGCTGATCGAAAATACACCCATCGATTACCTCGATTTCGCCAGCCCGGTAGCCGGTCTCGGCTCGAAGATGGGCATGGACGCAACCAACAAGTGGCCGGGCGAAACCGACCGCGAATGGGGCCGGCCGATCAGCAAGGACGCCGAGGTGTCCAAAAAAGTGGACGAATTGATGAACAAATTGGGTTTATGA
- a CDS encoding YgjV family protein, which yields MQWLEIYGYLGSALIAISLMMGDIRKLRWINLVGASTFSSYGLMIQAWPVALLNGFIVLIDIVHLWQIYRRPAPLSQVDFDGDDAYVRNVLVQSLPQASAVEAGQRIRVSYRGSQPVALELLASETPALRNNESLAA from the coding sequence ATGCAGTGGTTAGAAATCTACGGTTACCTCGGTTCCGCCTTGATCGCCATCTCGTTGATGATGGGCGACATCCGCAAACTCCGTTGGATCAATCTCGTCGGCGCCAGCACATTCTCCAGCTATGGTCTGATGATTCAGGCCTGGCCGGTGGCTCTGCTGAACGGCTTTATCGTGCTGATCGACATCGTGCATCTGTGGCAGATTTACCGCCGCCCGGCGCCATTGAGCCAGGTCGATTTCGATGGCGACGACGCCTACGTGCGCAATGTGCTGGTGCAGAGCCTGCCGCAGGCGAGCGCCGTTGAAGCCGGCCAACGCATTCGCGTCAGCTACCGTGGCAGCCAGCCAGTGGCGTTGGAATTGCTGGCTTCGGAAACCCCGGCGCTGCGCAACAACGAGTCGCTCGCCGCCTGA
- a CDS encoding TrmB family transcriptional regulator, with amino-acid sequence MNTADVLRTFGLEPRETRIYLALLQSGPASIRDIADRAGINRGTTHELLKRMQQKGVVSYFPKGKRRHFSAEPPKRLKELALNHQQQVTEAMELLDEKVIPELSHLRPATGNADVHYYEGDDGIELVLKDILSTVSEQENPSYCIYSAKAIRKYLYRPFPNYTRQRVKLGIKVRVIAIGEGGEEAALADRKWINEASSERAGSYIAIYPPKMAMISLSHGDLPTAVVINSPTIANTQQTIFNTLWDSL; translated from the coding sequence ATGAACACCGCCGATGTACTGCGCACCTTTGGTTTGGAACCGCGCGAAACGCGCATTTATCTGGCCTTGCTGCAATCCGGCCCGGCGTCGATTCGCGACATCGCCGACCGCGCTGGCATCAACCGCGGCACCACGCACGAGTTGCTCAAGCGCATGCAGCAAAAAGGCGTGGTCAGCTATTTTCCCAAAGGCAAGCGCCGCCATTTCAGTGCTGAGCCGCCGAAGCGATTGAAAGAGCTGGCGCTCAATCACCAGCAGCAGGTGACCGAGGCGATGGAGTTGCTGGATGAAAAAGTGATACCGGAACTGAGCCATTTACGGCCAGCCACCGGCAACGCCGATGTGCATTACTACGAAGGCGACGACGGCATTGAGCTGGTGTTGAAAGACATTCTGTCGACCGTCAGCGAACAGGAAAACCCGTCTTATTGCATTTATTCGGCCAAGGCGATTCGAAAATACCTGTACCGGCCGTTCCCGAACTACACCCGTCAGCGGGTCAAGCTGGGCATCAAGGTGCGGGTGATCGCGATTGGTGAAGGCGGCGAGGAAGCGGCGTTGGCGGATCGGAAATGGATCAACGAAGCGTCGAGCGAACGCGCCGGCAGTTACATCGCCATCTACCCGCCGAAAATGGCGATGATTTCGTTAAGCCACGGCGACCTGCCGACCGCCGTGGTCATCAACTCTCCCACCATCGCCAACACTCAGCAGACCATTTTCAATACCCTCTGGGATTCGCTGTAA
- a CDS encoding methyl-accepting chemotaxis protein produces MLSLQSLHPNRWSLFVRTQVLVALMVALLAVGFAWVLIDLQQLVERNRQQLDRIGQQQQTLAHQNDVVQAQKAQLAQQHSTLDDQLNALAIQQQASVVLQLYPEFLFWRFASTASQSNTDIGEGDRSETELREAVAVLSDLDADLGEAMDVFLLDLDSFNKRIGDAIAAFRSGDDAGGRRLVQTTQTPFISMNTMVEVVADMANESVVAANDRVADALSELEATVLDVEQAAASVAEVGTNLSVDIEAVVDQANATGVQGWMTLAVIGVLFIGVGWVLARSVSGPVLQLQRSIKRIDETANLSERVHLKRRDEVGLIAQSVNAMLQSFGDIIRDVRSGAATMSDRVGDNSRANEEVGRILDRLNDEVEQVAAAINELSATVRGINQSTSEAAERASQAEQECRHGAERSRASGEQEARLQEEIGTAAGNLNRLAERASDIQAVIDVIQEVSEQTNLLALNAAIEAARAGEYGRGFAVVAEEVRTLAQKTENSSAEIKTMIEQFAAEVGTTVQAMDQAVQSAQAAGELSEEASVVMDGVFAIVAEIRATNEHISQATQEQSEATDSIDGSVTSIASLIAQVAEQAQHTVAGVHDIAEQSNRLRQQTERFTV; encoded by the coding sequence ATGTTGTCACTGCAATCACTGCACCCCAACCGCTGGTCGCTGTTTGTGCGCACTCAGGTGTTGGTGGCCTTGATGGTGGCGTTGCTGGCGGTCGGATTTGCCTGGGTGTTGATCGACTTGCAGCAACTGGTGGAGCGCAACCGGCAACAACTCGACCGCATCGGCCAGCAACAGCAAACCCTGGCGCATCAGAACGACGTCGTGCAGGCGCAAAAAGCCCAGTTGGCGCAGCAGCACAGCACCCTCGACGATCAATTGAACGCCCTGGCTATTCAGCAGCAGGCCAGCGTGGTGTTGCAGCTTTACCCCGAATTTTTGTTCTGGCGCTTTGCCTCTACCGCGTCCCAATCCAATACCGATATCGGCGAAGGAGACCGCAGCGAAACCGAATTGCGCGAGGCCGTGGCCGTATTGTCGGATCTGGATGCCGATCTGGGCGAAGCGATGGACGTCTTCTTGCTCGATCTCGACAGCTTTAATAAACGCATCGGCGATGCCATCGCAGCCTTCCGCTCCGGTGACGACGCCGGCGGCCGCCGTCTGGTGCAAACCACCCAAACACCCTTTATTTCGATGAACACCATGGTCGAAGTGGTGGCCGACATGGCGAATGAATCCGTGGTGGCGGCCAACGACCGGGTAGCGGATGCGCTGTCGGAACTGGAAGCGACGGTGCTCGATGTTGAACAGGCGGCGGCCAGCGTGGCGGAAGTGGGCACTAACTTATCGGTCGATATCGAAGCCGTGGTCGATCAGGCCAACGCCACCGGCGTACAGGGTTGGATGACGTTGGCGGTGATCGGCGTGTTGTTTATCGGTGTTGGCTGGGTGCTGGCGCGTTCGGTCAGTGGGCCGGTGTTGCAGTTGCAACGCTCGATCAAGCGCATCGACGAAACCGCCAACCTGAGCGAACGCGTGCATCTGAAGCGGCGCGACGAAGTCGGCCTGATCGCGCAGAGCGTTAACGCCATGTTGCAGAGTTTTGGCGACATCATCCGCGATGTGCGCAGTGGTGCGGCAACGATGTCCGATCGGGTTGGCGACAACAGCCGCGCCAACGAAGAAGTGGGCCGCATTCTGGACCGGCTGAACGACGAAGTGGAACAGGTGGCCGCAGCCATCAATGAATTATCGGCGACGGTGCGCGGCATCAACCAAAGCACGTCGGAGGCGGCCGAACGCGCGTCGCAAGCGGAGCAGGAATGTCGCCACGGCGCCGAACGCTCTCGCGCCAGTGGCGAACAGGAAGCGCGCCTGCAAGAGGAAATCGGTACCGCCGCCGGCAACCTGAACCGCCTGGCGGAACGCGCCAGCGATATTCAGGCGGTGATCGATGTGATTCAGGAAGTGTCGGAGCAGACCAACCTGCTGGCGCTGAACGCCGCTATTGAGGCGGCGCGCGCTGGCGAATACGGCCGTGGTTTTGCGGTCGTAGCCGAGGAAGTACGCACTCTGGCGCAGAAAACGGAAAACTCCTCGGCGGAAATCAAAACCATGATCGAGCAGTTCGCCGCCGAAGTGGGCACTACCGTGCAAGCGATGGATCAGGCGGTGCAGTCGGCGCAAGCCGCAGGTGAACTCAGTGAGGAGGCCAGCGTGGTGATGGACGGGGTGTTTGCCATCGTCGCCGAGATTCGCGCCACCAACGAGCACATTTCCCAGGCCACGCAGGAACAAAGCGAAGCCACCGATTCCATCGACGGCAGCGTTACCAGCATTGCCAGCCTGATCGCGCAGGTGGCCGAGCAGGCACAACATACGGTGGCCGGGGTGCATGACATTGCCGAGCAATCCAACCGGCTGCGCCAGCAGACGGAACGCTTTACCGTCTGA
- the choX gene encoding choline ABC transporter substrate-binding protein encodes MTLHIRPGLFTLALCASAAIVPTVQADVAEQCQTVRFSDPGWTDIGVTNALTSTVLEGLGYQTEVKLLAVPIGFQALTTNEIDVFLGNWMPAQQGFFDEYRDGFDQLGANLEGAKFTLAVPQFVQDAGVESFADLAAYGDEFDHQIYGIEPGAPANESIQSMIDSDDFGLNDWELVESSEQAMLNQVGRQVRGDNFIVFLAWEPHPMNIRFDLAYLSGGDDYFGANYGGATVYTLTRKGYSDDCANVGQLLANLEFGLDMESGIMGTVLSGDADADTAARDYLKQHPEVLAGWLDGVETVDGEPGLPAVRAALGL; translated from the coding sequence ATGACACTGCACATTCGCCCGGGACTGTTCACTCTGGCCCTCTGCGCCAGCGCCGCCATCGTTCCGACCGTTCAGGCCGACGTGGCCGAGCAATGCCAGACGGTTCGTTTCAGCGATCCGGGCTGGACCGACATCGGCGTCACCAATGCGCTGACCAGCACCGTACTCGAAGGCCTGGGTTACCAGACCGAAGTGAAACTGTTGGCAGTGCCGATCGGTTTTCAGGCGCTGACCACCAATGAAATCGACGTCTTTCTGGGTAACTGGATGCCGGCGCAGCAAGGCTTTTTCGATGAATACCGCGACGGTTTCGACCAACTCGGTGCCAACCTCGAAGGCGCGAAATTCACCCTGGCGGTGCCGCAATTTGTGCAGGACGCGGGCGTGGAAAGCTTTGCCGATCTTGCCGCCTACGGCGACGAATTCGATCACCAGATTTACGGCATCGAACCGGGCGCACCGGCCAACGAATCGATTCAGTCGATGATCGACAGCGACGACTTCGGCCTGAACGACTGGGAGCTGGTGGAATCGAGCGAGCAGGCGATGCTGAATCAGGTAGGCCGTCAGGTGCGTGGTGACAACTTTATTGTCTTCCTGGCCTGGGAACCGCACCCGATGAACATCCGTTTCGACCTGGCGTATTTGTCCGGCGGTGACGATTACTTCGGTGCCAACTACGGCGGCGCCACCGTTTATACGCTGACCCGCAAAGGCTACAGCGACGACTGCGCCAACGTCGGCCAATTACTTGCCAACCTGGAATTCGGTCTGGATATGGAAAGCGGCATCATGGGCACCGTGCTCAGTGGTGACGCCGATGCCGACACCGCCGCGCGCGATTACCTGAAACAACACCCCGAGGTGTTGGCTGGCTGGCTTGATGGCGTTGAGACCGTCGATGGCGAGCCCGGCTTGCCGGCGGTGCGTGCGGCTCTGGGTTTGTAA
- the betC gene encoding choline-sulfatase has product MTQAQPNILILMADQMTAPLLPLHDPNSPVQIPHLMKLAERGVLFESAYCNSPLCAPSRFVFMTGRLPSKIGAYDNAAELRSDVPTFAHYLREMGYRTALSGKMHFCGPDQLHGYEERFTTDIYPADYGWAVNWDGDASRPTWYHDMSSVTQAGPCVRSNQLDFDDEVVFHAKRYLYDRARDDAGDRPFCLTVSMTHPHDPYAIGQQYWDRYRDDDIPLPSLSYSDAPSDPHSQRLRQLYQVDTTEISEQQIRNARHAYFGAISYVDDQIGALLDTLDETGLADNTLIVFCGDHGDMLGERGLWYKMSFFEWSTRVPLIVCAPKQFSPRRVKESVSTMDLLPTLVELAGGGVDYATDLEGRSLVPHLTGRGGHDEVIGEYMGEGTAAPLLMIRRGDYKFIHSPVDPDQLYNLADDPQEIHNRVDDPNEAERLAAFRQEIADNWNLDAVHQDVLDSQRRRRLVASALAKGKVTSWDHQPHTDASGQYMRNTFDLGDVEYRARFPRVAE; this is encoded by the coding sequence ATGACCCAAGCCCAACCCAATATCCTGATCCTGATGGCCGACCAGATGACCGCGCCGCTATTGCCGCTGCACGATCCCAACAGCCCGGTGCAGATTCCCCATCTGATGAAGCTGGCCGAGCGCGGCGTGCTGTTCGAGTCCGCTTACTGCAACAGCCCGCTGTGTGCACCGTCGCGGTTTGTGTTTATGACCGGGCGGCTGCCGTCGAAAATTGGCGCTTACGACAATGCTGCCGAGTTGCGTTCCGACGTGCCGACCTTTGCGCACTATCTGCGTGAGATGGGCTATCGCACCGCCCTGTCCGGCAAGATGCATTTCTGCGGGCCGGACCAGTTGCACGGCTACGAAGAGCGTTTCACCACCGATATTTATCCGGCCGATTACGGCTGGGCGGTGAATTGGGACGGCGATGCCAGCCGGCCGACCTGGTATCACGATATGTCGTCGGTGACGCAGGCCGGGCCGTGCGTGCGTTCGAACCAGCTCGATTTTGACGACGAAGTGGTGTTCCACGCCAAGCGCTATCTGTACGATCGCGCCCGTGACGACGCCGGCGACCGGCCGTTCTGCCTGACCGTTTCGATGACGCACCCGCACGATCCGTACGCCATTGGGCAGCAATACTGGGATCGCTACCGCGATGACGACATTCCGCTGCCGTCGCTCAGTTACAGCGACGCGCCGAGCGATCCGCATTCGCAGCGGTTGCGCCAGCTGTATCAGGTCGATACGACCGAGATCAGCGAGCAGCAAATCCGCAACGCCCGCCACGCTTACTTCGGTGCCATCAGTTACGTTGACGATCAGATTGGCGCGCTGCTCGATACGCTCGATGAAACGGGTCTGGCCGACAACACCTTAATCGTCTTCTGCGGCGACCACGGCGACATGCTTGGTGAGCGTGGGCTCTGGTACAAAATGAGCTTCTTCGAATGGTCAACGCGGGTGCCGTTGATTGTCTGCGCGCCGAAGCAATTTTCGCCGCGCCGGGTAAAGGAAAGCGTTTCGACCATGGATCTGCTGCCGACGCTGGTGGAACTGGCCGGCGGCGGTGTCGACTATGCAACTGATCTGGAAGGCCGCAGCCTGGTGCCGCATCTGACCGGCCGTGGCGGCCACGACGAAGTGATCGGCGAATACATGGGCGAAGGCACGGCCGCGCCGCTGTTGATGATTCGGCGCGGCGACTACAAGTTCATTCATTCGCCGGTCGATCCCGATCAGTTGTACAACCTGGCGGATGATCCGCAGGAAATTCACAATCGGGTCGATGATCCGAACGAAGCTGAACGCCTGGCCGCCTTCCGGCAGGAAATTGCGGATAACTGGAATCTCGATGCGGTGCATCAGGATGTTCTCGACAGCCAGCGCCGCCGCCGGCTGGTTGCTAGTGCGCTGGCCAAAGGCAAGGTCACATCCTGGGATCATCAGCCGCACACCGATGCCAGCGGCCAGTACATGCGCAACACCTTTGACTTGGGCGATGTCGAATACCGCGCCCGTTTTCCCCGCGTGGCCGAATGA